A single Rattus norvegicus strain BN/NHsdMcwi chromosome 5, GRCr8, whole genome shotgun sequence DNA region contains:
- the Cyp4a2 gene encoding cytochrome P450 4A2 — protein sequence MGFSVFSPTRSLDGVSGFFQGAFLLSLFLVLFKAVQFYLRRQWLLKALEKFPSTPSHWLWGHNLKDREFQQVLTWVEKFPGACLQWLSGSTARVLLYDPDYVKVVLGRSDPKPYQSLAPWIGYGLLLLNGKKWFQHRRMLTPAFHYDILKPYVKIMADSVSIMLDKWEKLDDQDHPLEIFHYVSLMTLDTVMKCAFSHQGSVQLDVNSRSYTKAVEDLNNLIFFRVRSAFYGNSIIYNMSSDGRLSRRACQIAHEHTDGVIKTRKAQLQNEEELQKARKKRHLDFLDILLFAKMEDGKSLSDEDLRAEVDTFMFEGHDTTASGISWVFYALATHPEHQERCREEVQSILGDGTSVTWDHLDQMPYTTMCIKEALRLYSPVPSVSRELSSPVTFPDGRSIPKGIRVTILIYGLHHNPSYWPNPKVFDPSRFSPDSPRHSHAYLPFSGGARNCIGKQFAMNELKVAVALTLLRFELLPDPTRIPVPMPRLVLKSKNGIHLRLKKLR from the exons ATGGGTTTCTCTGTATTTAGCCCTACAAGATCCCTGGATGGTGTCTCTGGGTTCTTCCAAGGGGCCTTCTTGCTCAGTCTATTTCTGGTGCTGTTCAAGGCAGTCCAATTCTACTTACGAAGGCAATGGCTGCTCAAGGCCCTCGAGAAGTTCCCATCCACGCCTTCCCACTGGCTTTGGGGCCACAACCTGAAG GATAGAGAATTCCAGCAGGTTCTTACGTGGGTAGAGAAATTCCCAGGTGCCTGCTTACAGTGGCTCTCAGGGAGCACAGCACGAGTCCTGCTCTATGACCCTGACTATGTGAAGGTGGTTCTGGGAAGATCAG ATCCAAAGCCTTATCAATCCCTTGCTCCCTGGATTG GTTATGGTTTGCTCCTGTTGAATGGAAAGAAATGGTTCCAGCATCGGCGGATGTTGACTCCAGCCTTCCACTATGACATCCTCAAACCCTATGTCAAAATCATGGCGGACTCTGTCAGTATAATGCTA GACAAATGGGAGAAGCTTGATGACCAGGATCACCCTCTAGAGATCTTCCACTATGTCTCCTTGATGACACTGGACACTGTTATGAAGTGTGCTTTCAGCCACCAGGGCAGTGTTCAGTTGGATGT AAATTCCAGGTCCTACACCAAGGCTGTTGAGGATCTAAACAACCTGATTTTCTTTCGTGTGAGGAGTGCCTTTTATGGGAACAGCATCATCTACAATATGTCCTCTGATGGCCGTTTGTCCCGCCGGGCCTGCCAGATTGCTCATGAGCACACAG ATGGAGTGATCAAAACGAGGAAGGCTCAGCTGCAGAATGAGGAAGAGCTTCAGAAGGCCAGGAAGAAGAGGCACTTGGATTTCCTGGACATCCTGTTGTTTGCCAAA ATGGAGGATGGGAAGAGCTTGTCAGATGAGGACCTGCGTGCAGAGGTGGACACATTCATGTTTGAGGGTCATGACACCACAGCCAGTGGAATCTCCTGGGTTTTCTATGCTCTGGCCACCCACCCTGAGCACCaagagagatgcagagaggagGTGCAGAGCATTCTGGGTGATGGAACCTCTGTCACATG GGACCACCTGGACCAGATGCCTTACACCACCATGTGCATCAAGGAGGCCCTGAGGCTCTACTCACCTGTACCTTCTGTGAGTCGAGAGCTCAGCTCCCCTGTCACCTTCCCAGATGGACGTTCCATACCCAAAG gtaTCAGAGTCACAATTTTAATTTATGGTCTTCATCATAACCCAAGTTACTGGCCAAACCCAAAG GTGTTTGACCCCTCTAGATTCTCACCAGATTCTCCTCGCCATAGCCATGCTTATCTGCCATTCTCAGGAGGAGCAAG GAACTGCATTGGGAAACAATTTGCCATGAATGAGCTGAAGGTAGCTGTGGCCCTGACCCTGCTTCGCTTTGAGTTGCTGCCAGATCCCACCAGGATCCCGGTCCCCATGCCAAGACTTGTGTTGAAGTCCAAGAATGGGATCCACCTGCGTCTCAAGAAGCTAAGATAA